One stretch of Zingiber officinale cultivar Zhangliang chromosome 6B, Zo_v1.1, whole genome shotgun sequence DNA includes these proteins:
- the LOC121989172 gene encoding serine/threonine-protein phosphatase PP1-like isoform X2 codes for MDGEVLDSIISRLLEVQTARPGTLIRLTEAEIHQLCVASREIFLAQPNLLELEAPIKICGDYVDRGKQSLETICLLLAYKIKYPENFFLLRGNHECASINRIYGFYDECKRRFSVRLWKVFSDCFSCLPLAALIDDKILCMHGGLSPDLSRLEQIKNISRPCDVPDSGLICDLLWADPGRDVQGWGENDRGVSWTFGADTVIDFLARHDLDLVCRAHQVVEDGYEFFADKQLVTIFSAPNYCGEFDNAGAMMSVDETLMCSFQILKPAEKKPNTMFPMRI; via the exons ATGGATGGCGAAGTGCTCGACAGCATCATCAGCCGGCTGCTGGAGGTGCAGACGGCAAGGCCTGGGACGTTAATCCGCCTAACGGAGGCGGAGATCCACCAGCTTTGCGTCGCCTCTCGCGAGATCTTCCTCGCCCAGCCCAACCTCCTCGAACTTGAAGCCCCCATCAAGATCTGCG GTGACTACGTGGATAGAGGAAAGCAAAGTTTGGAAACAATCTGCCTACTACTTGCATACAAAATTAAGTACCCAGAAAACTTCTTCCTTCTGCGTGGAAACCATGAATGTGCTTCGATTAATAGAATATATGGATTTTATGATGAATGTAAGCGACGGTTCAGTGTGAGACTGTGGAAGGTATTTAGTGATTGCTTTAGCTGCCTTCCATTAGCTGCTTTAATTGATGACAAGATATTATGCATGCATGGTGGATTGTCCCCTGATTTATCAAGGTTGGagcaaataaaaaatataagtcGACCATGTGATGTCCCTGATAGTGGGTTAATATGTGACTTGCTTTGGGCTGATCCTGGTAGAGATGTTCAAGGTTGGGGAGAAAATGACAGGGGGGTCTCTTGGACTTTTGGTGCAGATACAGTTATTGATTTCTTAGCCAGACATGATCTAGATCTAGTCTGTAGGGCGCATCAG GTTGTGGAGGATGGCTATGAATTTTTTGCTGATAAACAACTTGTAACAATATTCTCAGCCCCAAACTACTGTGGTGAATTTGATAATGCTGGAGCCATGATGAGTGTTGATGAAACATTGATGTGCTCCTTCCAAATTCTCAAACCTGCTGAAAAGAAACCGAATACCATGTTCCCTATGAGAATTTAG
- the LOC121989172 gene encoding serine/threonine-protein phosphatase PP1-like isoform X1 gives MDGEVLDSIISRLLEVQTARPGTLIRLTEAEIHQLCVASREIFLAQPNLLELEAPIKICGDIHGQYSDLLRLFEYGGFPPSANYLFLGDYVDRGKQSLETICLLLAYKIKYPENFFLLRGNHECASINRIYGFYDECKRRFSVRLWKVFSDCFSCLPLAALIDDKILCMHGGLSPDLSRLEQIKNISRPCDVPDSGLICDLLWADPGRDVQGWGENDRGVSWTFGADTVIDFLARHDLDLVCRAHQVVEDGYEFFADKQLVTIFSAPNYCGEFDNAGAMMSVDETLMCSFQILKPAEKKPNTMFPMRI, from the exons ATGGATGGCGAAGTGCTCGACAGCATCATCAGCCGGCTGCTGGAGGTGCAGACGGCAAGGCCTGGGACGTTAATCCGCCTAACGGAGGCGGAGATCCACCAGCTTTGCGTCGCCTCTCGCGAGATCTTCCTCGCCCAGCCCAACCTCCTCGAACTTGAAGCCCCCATCAAGATCTGCG GTGATATCCATGGCCAGTATAGTGATCTCTTAAGGCTTTTCGAATACGGAGGCTTTCCTCCATCTGCTAATTATCTATTCTTAGGTGACTACGTGGATAGAGGAAAGCAAAGTTTGGAAACAATCTGCCTACTACTTGCATACAAAATTAAGTACCCAGAAAACTTCTTCCTTCTGCGTGGAAACCATGAATGTGCTTCGATTAATAGAATATATGGATTTTATGATGAATGTAAGCGACGGTTCAGTGTGAGACTGTGGAAGGTATTTAGTGATTGCTTTAGCTGCCTTCCATTAGCTGCTTTAATTGATGACAAGATATTATGCATGCATGGTGGATTGTCCCCTGATTTATCAAGGTTGGagcaaataaaaaatataagtcGACCATGTGATGTCCCTGATAGTGGGTTAATATGTGACTTGCTTTGGGCTGATCCTGGTAGAGATGTTCAAGGTTGGGGAGAAAATGACAGGGGGGTCTCTTGGACTTTTGGTGCAGATACAGTTATTGATTTCTTAGCCAGACATGATCTAGATCTAGTCTGTAGGGCGCATCAG GTTGTGGAGGATGGCTATGAATTTTTTGCTGATAAACAACTTGTAACAATATTCTCAGCCCCAAACTACTGTGGTGAATTTGATAATGCTGGAGCCATGATGAGTGTTGATGAAACATTGATGTGCTCCTTCCAAATTCTCAAACCTGCTGAAAAGAAACCGAATACCATGTTCCCTATGAGAATTTAG
- the LOC121989171 gene encoding transcription initiation factor IIA subunit 1-like has product MATNVSAVYIQVVDDVISKIRDEFINFGAGESALAELQAMWEMKMMQAGAISGNIERPAPQKNVAPTPVHDLNVPYEGPIEEYETPTADMLFPPTPIQTPLPGTDSGMYNIPTGPSDYAPSPIADIRNSLDLKTGRPSPYMQPPSPWMNQRPLGVDVNVAYVDGRQETDRGSSQQAMTQDFFMNSSGKRKRDDYPSRLNPGGYLPQQDGSGDITIELPQNVVNQLHKGSPKHGQGSGTSKVIPDRGRPALLPQSDGVQDDYDDLFPFQGVATEDYNTPGDHVELRTPTPAVATPKPNKDEAEDDEPSLNEDDDDDDELDDDQDDDEPNTQHLVLALFDKVTRTKSRWKCTLKDGIMHLNNRDILFNKANGEFEF; this is encoded by the exons ATGGCGACCAACGTCTCCGCCGTCTACATCCAGGTGGTGGACGATGTCATCAGTAAGATCCGCGACGAGTTCATCAACTTCGGCGCCGGGGAGAGCGCCCTCGCGGAGCTCCAGGCG ATGTGGGAGATGAAGATGATGCAGGCCGGCGCTATAAGCGGCAACATCGAGAGGCCGGCCCCGCAGAAAAATGTCGCCCCGACGCCGGTGCATGATCTCAACGTGCCTTACGAGGGGCCGATCGAGGAGTACGAGACCCCAACTGCAGATATGCTTTTTCCACCG ACTCCCATACAGACACCACTGCCTGGAACTGATTCGGGGATGTATAACATACCCACTGGTCCCTCCGATTATGCTCCATCTCCAATTGCAGATATCAGAAATAGCCTGGACTTGAAAACTGGAAGGCCCAGTCCTTACATG CAACCACCTTCGCCGTGGATGAACCAGAGGCCTCTTGGGGTAGATGTTAATGTTG CTTATGTTGATGGCCGCCAAGAGACTGATAGAGGTTCATCTCAGCAAGCCATGACTCAG GACTTTTTTATGAATTCCTCCGGGAAACGTAAAAGGGATGACTATCCTTCCCGCTTAAACCCTGGAGGTTATTTACCGCAACAAGATGGAAGTGGAGATATTACAATAGAATTGCCACAG AATGTGGTAAACCAACTTCATAAGGGATCACCTAAACATGGACAAGGATCTGGAACTTCAAAGGTCATTCCAGACAGAGGACGACCAGCTTTACTTCCTCAGAGTGATGGAGTACAAGATGATTATGATGAT TTGTTTCCATTCCAAGGTGTGGCCACTGAAGACTACAATACACCTGGAGACCATG TTGAACTACGAACTCCAACCCCTGCTGTTGCTACACCAAAACCAAATAAAGATGAAGCTGAAGATGATGAGCCATCCCTAAATGAAGACGATGACGATGATGATGAGTTGGATGATGACCAAGATGATGATGAGCCAAATACTCAGCATTTGGTTCTGGCTCTCTTTGATAAG GTGACGCGGACAAAAAGCAGATGGAAGTGTACCCTCAAGGATGGCATAATGCATCTTAATAACCGGGATATTCTTTTTAACAAG GCAAACGGTGAGTTCGAGTTCTAA
- the LOC121989174 gene encoding E3 ubiquitin-protein ligase RDUF2-like, translating to MPSSMATPSSYWCYRCSRLVRVWPEGAIVCPDCDGGFLEEVGASPPPRRRFPPGSDGPSAAAAPRSRPSSDLRFRRNRRGASGDRSPFNPVIVLRGSSGGGERDVDGAAAGGFELYYDEGTGSGLRPLPESISDFLMGSGFDRLLEQLAHLEINGVGRIRGNEHPPASKAAIESMPTVEIVKGHIDIDCHCAICMDAFELGTEAREMPCKHIYHQDCILPWLSLRNSCPVCRSEMPAEVPGQATTGSAALDNEHTDAAASPAASGNEEETVGLTIWRLPGGGFAVGRFAGSRRTTEEREFPAVYTEMDGGFNNNGAPRRVSWTSGGRRSRERGGIGRAIRSFFSFFRRPQRVSSPRLSSEYSSPA from the coding sequence ATGCCTTCTTCCATGGCGACGCCGTCGTCGTACTGGTGCTACCGGTGTAGCCGCTTAGTGAGGGTGTGGCCTGAGGGCGCCATCGTCTGCCCCGACTGCGACGGGGGTTTCCTCGAGGAGGTGGGCGCCTCCCCTCCTCCCCGCCGCCGGTTCCCCCCGGGCAGCGACGGGCCGTCTGCCGCAGCAGCTCCCAGATCTCGTCCTTCCTCCGACCTCAGGTTTCGCCGCAACCGCCGCGGCGCTTCCGGAGACCGCTCGCCGTTCAATCCGGTCATCGTGCTTCGTGGCTCATCGGGAGGAGGTGAACGTGACGTGGATGGGGCCGCCGCTGGCGGCTTCGAGCTTTACTACGACGAGGGCACTGGATCCGGCCTCCGCCCCTTGCCGGAAAGCATCTCGGATTTTCTGATGGGATCCGGATTCGACCGCCTTCTCGAGCAGCTCGCGCATCTGGAGATCAACGGCGTCGGTCGCATCCGAGGAAACGAGCATCCGCCGGCATCTAAGGCCGCCATTGAGTCGATGCCGACTGTAGAAATTGTCAAAGGCCATATCGATATAGACTGCCACTGCGCGATCTGCATGGATGCCTTTGAGCTCGGGACCGAGGCTCGGGAGATGCCCTGCAAACACATCTACCACCAAGATTGCATCTTGCCATGGCTTTCGCTCCGCAACTCATGCCCTGTATGCCGTAGCGAGATGCCGGCGGAAGTCCCAGGACAAGCTACTACGGGGTCGGCGGCCCTAGACAATGAGCATACTGATGCCGCCGCTTCCCCGGCTGCATCCGGGAACGAGGAGGAGACAGTGGGCCTAACAATTTGGAGGCTTCCTGGTGGAGGATTTGCAGTGGGAAGGTTCGCGGGTAGCCGGAGAACCACTGAGGAACGGGAGTTCCCTGCAGTTTACACCGAGATGGATGGTGGATTCAACAACAATGGTGCACCAAGGAGGGTCTCATGGACCTCAGGAGGGAGAAGGTCAAGGGAGAGGGGAGGAATTGGTCGGGCAATTCGCAGTTTTTTCTCCTTCTTCAGGCGACCACAGAGGGTTTCTTCTCCGCGGTTGAGCTCAGAATATAGTAGTCCAGCATGA
- the LOC121989175 gene encoding scarecrow-like protein 9 isoform X1: protein MIMDSGLQEFSGMMSGWSYDDSFSDQNIFRAIGLREPQPYLGFSNSGELPQMSSDTNTRANPTSSTSTITEGDSPEDGDIFCSDMSLSYISKILMEEDIDGKVSTYKEESALRDAEKPFYDILSQKYPPSPERSPLEVQQSLANLDFTDNHENGNLCASSGTSKANGFVGNNFISDSNNGHDLSSRSSSFSNLFPSPSNSSNSISSEKKPVVDVSMSPSLFFKSMPAWHFKKGIEEASKFLPSNDKLAINLDVSSSQLLRVDRPFITKAKLEDRESLLYGFRGRKNPSRDDLDLVEGRSNKQSAVFYEGEVRSEMFDMILLCQRGKCQKNISALREEKQNEAIKIAQNCSSKGSNGGKTQGKKQTKKEVVDLRTLLIHCAQAVAADDRQTADELLKQIRQHSSPDGDATQRLAYCFADGLEARLAGTGSQIYHALVAKRATATDILKAYHLYLAACPFKRISYFFANQTILNVADKASKVHIIDFGIYFGFQWPCLIQRLSTRDGGPPSLRITGIDVPQPGFRPTERIEETGCRLADYAKSFNIPFEYQAIASKWENIQVEDLHINKDEVVVVNCLYRFRNLVDETVVVDSPRNRVLNMIRRMNPDVFIHGVVNGSYSAPFFVTRFREALFHYSALFDMLETNVARHNEQRLLIERDLFGRDALNVIACEGSERVERPETYKQWQARNLRAGFEQLPLNPDIVKKAKHKVKTNYHRDFVIGEDNRWLIQGWKGRIIYAISTWKPNDA from the coding sequence ATGATTATGGATTCCGGTCTTCAGGAATTTTCCGGCATGATGAGCGGATGGAGCTATGATGATTCGTTCTCTGATCAAAACATTTTTCGGGCTATTGGATTGCGAGAACCGCAGCCTTATCTAGGTTTTAGTAACAGTGGGGAATTGCCCCAAATGTCCTCTGACACCAACACAAGGGCCAATCCCACATCCAGCACCAGCACGATCACTGAGGGAGATAGCCCGGAAGATGGTGATATCTTCTGTTCAGACATGTCCCTTAGCTATATTAGCAAAATTCTCATGGAGGAAGATATAGATGGAAAGGTCAGCACTTATAAGGAAGAGTCAGCCCTTAGAGATGCAGAGAAACCCTTCTATGACATCCTTAGCCAGAAGTACCCACCATCTCCAGAGCGATCACCGCTTGAAGTTCAGCAAAGCTTGGCGAATCTCGATTTTACCGACAATCATGAAAATGGTAACTTATGTGCTAGCAGTGGTACAAGTAAAGCTAATGGCTTTGTTGGCAATAACTTTATCTCTGACTCCAACAATGGCCACGATTTGAGTTCACGGTCTAGTTCCTTTAGTAATTTGTTTCCATCTCCATCAAACTCTTCAAACAGTATCAGCAGCGAAAAGAAACCTGTTGTTGATGTTTCCATGTCTCCCAGTCTGTTCTTCAAAAGCATGCCAGCGTGGCATTTCAAGAAAGGAATTGAAGAAGCGAGCAAGTTCCTTCCTAGTAATGATAAATTGGCAATCAATTTAGATGTTTCATCATCACAGCTACTGAGAGTAGATAGGCCATTCATTACAAAGGCAAAGCTGGAGGATAGAGAATCTCTCTTATATGGATTTAGAGGTCGTAAAAATCCAAGCCGAGATGACCTGGATTTGGTAGAGGGAAGGAGCAATAAGCAGTCAGCTGTTTTCTATGAGGGAGAGGTGAGGTCAGAAATGTTTGACATGATTTTGCTTTGCCAGAGAGGCAAATGCCAAAAGAACATATCCGCCCTAAGGGAAGAAAAGCAGAATGAAGCTATCAAAATTGCACAGAATTGTTCCTCAAAAGGATCAAATGGTGGCAAGACACAAGGAAAGAAACAAACTAAGAAAGAAGTGGTGGATCTTAGAACTCTTCTTATACATTGTGCTCAAGCAGTGGCAGCAGATGACCGCCAAACTGCTGATGAACTATTGAAGCAGATTAGACAACATTCTTCCCCGGATGGAGATGCAACTCAGAGGCTGGCATATTGCTTTGCAGATGGTCTTGAGGCCCGATTGGCTGGTACTGGAAGTCAGATTTATCATGCCCTTGTGGCTAAAAGGGCAACTGCCACAGATATATTGAAGGCCTATCATCTATATCTTGCTGCATGTCCTTTCAAGAGAATTTCATACTTTTTTGCTAATCAGACAATCCTTAATGTGGCAGATAAGGCATCCAAAGTGCACATCATAGACTTTGGTATTTATTTTGGATTTCAATGGCCATGCCTTATCCAGCGTCTCTCAACTAGGGATGGAGGCCCTCCAAGTCTGCGGATAACTGGTATTGATGTACCGCAACCAGGTTTCCGTCCCACAGAGAGAATAGAAGAGACAGGGTGTAGGTTAGCAGATTATGCCAAGAGTTTTAATATCCCTTTTGAGTATCAGGCTATCGCTTCTAAATGGGAAAATATTCAGGTCGAGGATCTTCACATTAATAAAGATGAGGTTGTGGTTGTCAATTGCCTATACCGCTTCAGAAATCTGGTCGATGAGACTGTGGTTGTAGACAGCCCTAGGAATagggtcctgaacatgataaggAGGATGAACCCTGATGTTTTTATACATGGAGTAGTGAATGGGTCCTACAGTGCTCCTTTCTTCGTCACACGCTTCCGAGAAGCTCTGTTCCACTATTCTGCTTTATTCGACATGCTCGAAACAAATGTAGCACGCCACAATGAACAGAGGCTGTTGATTGAGAGGGATCTCTTTGGCAGAGATGCTCTTAATGTTATAGCATGTGAAGGATCAGAAAGGGTCGAAAGACCCGAGACTTATAAGCAGTGGCAGGCTAGAAATCTCAGGGCTGGGTTTGAACAGCTCCCACTCAACCCTGACATTGTGAAGAAAGCGAAGCATAAGGTGAAAACCAACTACCACAGGGATTTTGTTATCGGTGAAGATAATCGGTGGTTGATTCAGGGGTGGAAGGGAAGAATCATTTATGCAATATCGACATGGAAGCCCAATGATGCTTAG
- the LOC121989175 gene encoding scarecrow-like protein 9 isoform X2: protein MMSGWSYDDSFSDQNIFRAIGLREPQPYLGFSNSGELPQMSSDTNTRANPTSSTSTITEGDSPEDGDIFCSDMSLSYISKILMEEDIDGKVSTYKEESALRDAEKPFYDILSQKYPPSPERSPLEVQQSLANLDFTDNHENGNLCASSGTSKANGFVGNNFISDSNNGHDLSSRSSSFSNLFPSPSNSSNSISSEKKPVVDVSMSPSLFFKSMPAWHFKKGIEEASKFLPSNDKLAINLDVSSSQLLRVDRPFITKAKLEDRESLLYGFRGRKNPSRDDLDLVEGRSNKQSAVFYEGEVRSEMFDMILLCQRGKCQKNISALREEKQNEAIKIAQNCSSKGSNGGKTQGKKQTKKEVVDLRTLLIHCAQAVAADDRQTADELLKQIRQHSSPDGDATQRLAYCFADGLEARLAGTGSQIYHALVAKRATATDILKAYHLYLAACPFKRISYFFANQTILNVADKASKVHIIDFGIYFGFQWPCLIQRLSTRDGGPPSLRITGIDVPQPGFRPTERIEETGCRLADYAKSFNIPFEYQAIASKWENIQVEDLHINKDEVVVVNCLYRFRNLVDETVVVDSPRNRVLNMIRRMNPDVFIHGVVNGSYSAPFFVTRFREALFHYSALFDMLETNVARHNEQRLLIERDLFGRDALNVIACEGSERVERPETYKQWQARNLRAGFEQLPLNPDIVKKAKHKVKTNYHRDFVIGEDNRWLIQGWKGRIIYAISTWKPNDA, encoded by the coding sequence ATGATGAGCGGATGGAGCTATGATGATTCGTTCTCTGATCAAAACATTTTTCGGGCTATTGGATTGCGAGAACCGCAGCCTTATCTAGGTTTTAGTAACAGTGGGGAATTGCCCCAAATGTCCTCTGACACCAACACAAGGGCCAATCCCACATCCAGCACCAGCACGATCACTGAGGGAGATAGCCCGGAAGATGGTGATATCTTCTGTTCAGACATGTCCCTTAGCTATATTAGCAAAATTCTCATGGAGGAAGATATAGATGGAAAGGTCAGCACTTATAAGGAAGAGTCAGCCCTTAGAGATGCAGAGAAACCCTTCTATGACATCCTTAGCCAGAAGTACCCACCATCTCCAGAGCGATCACCGCTTGAAGTTCAGCAAAGCTTGGCGAATCTCGATTTTACCGACAATCATGAAAATGGTAACTTATGTGCTAGCAGTGGTACAAGTAAAGCTAATGGCTTTGTTGGCAATAACTTTATCTCTGACTCCAACAATGGCCACGATTTGAGTTCACGGTCTAGTTCCTTTAGTAATTTGTTTCCATCTCCATCAAACTCTTCAAACAGTATCAGCAGCGAAAAGAAACCTGTTGTTGATGTTTCCATGTCTCCCAGTCTGTTCTTCAAAAGCATGCCAGCGTGGCATTTCAAGAAAGGAATTGAAGAAGCGAGCAAGTTCCTTCCTAGTAATGATAAATTGGCAATCAATTTAGATGTTTCATCATCACAGCTACTGAGAGTAGATAGGCCATTCATTACAAAGGCAAAGCTGGAGGATAGAGAATCTCTCTTATATGGATTTAGAGGTCGTAAAAATCCAAGCCGAGATGACCTGGATTTGGTAGAGGGAAGGAGCAATAAGCAGTCAGCTGTTTTCTATGAGGGAGAGGTGAGGTCAGAAATGTTTGACATGATTTTGCTTTGCCAGAGAGGCAAATGCCAAAAGAACATATCCGCCCTAAGGGAAGAAAAGCAGAATGAAGCTATCAAAATTGCACAGAATTGTTCCTCAAAAGGATCAAATGGTGGCAAGACACAAGGAAAGAAACAAACTAAGAAAGAAGTGGTGGATCTTAGAACTCTTCTTATACATTGTGCTCAAGCAGTGGCAGCAGATGACCGCCAAACTGCTGATGAACTATTGAAGCAGATTAGACAACATTCTTCCCCGGATGGAGATGCAACTCAGAGGCTGGCATATTGCTTTGCAGATGGTCTTGAGGCCCGATTGGCTGGTACTGGAAGTCAGATTTATCATGCCCTTGTGGCTAAAAGGGCAACTGCCACAGATATATTGAAGGCCTATCATCTATATCTTGCTGCATGTCCTTTCAAGAGAATTTCATACTTTTTTGCTAATCAGACAATCCTTAATGTGGCAGATAAGGCATCCAAAGTGCACATCATAGACTTTGGTATTTATTTTGGATTTCAATGGCCATGCCTTATCCAGCGTCTCTCAACTAGGGATGGAGGCCCTCCAAGTCTGCGGATAACTGGTATTGATGTACCGCAACCAGGTTTCCGTCCCACAGAGAGAATAGAAGAGACAGGGTGTAGGTTAGCAGATTATGCCAAGAGTTTTAATATCCCTTTTGAGTATCAGGCTATCGCTTCTAAATGGGAAAATATTCAGGTCGAGGATCTTCACATTAATAAAGATGAGGTTGTGGTTGTCAATTGCCTATACCGCTTCAGAAATCTGGTCGATGAGACTGTGGTTGTAGACAGCCCTAGGAATagggtcctgaacatgataaggAGGATGAACCCTGATGTTTTTATACATGGAGTAGTGAATGGGTCCTACAGTGCTCCTTTCTTCGTCACACGCTTCCGAGAAGCTCTGTTCCACTATTCTGCTTTATTCGACATGCTCGAAACAAATGTAGCACGCCACAATGAACAGAGGCTGTTGATTGAGAGGGATCTCTTTGGCAGAGATGCTCTTAATGTTATAGCATGTGAAGGATCAGAAAGGGTCGAAAGACCCGAGACTTATAAGCAGTGGCAGGCTAGAAATCTCAGGGCTGGGTTTGAACAGCTCCCACTCAACCCTGACATTGTGAAGAAAGCGAAGCATAAGGTGAAAACCAACTACCACAGGGATTTTGTTATCGGTGAAGATAATCGGTGGTTGATTCAGGGGTGGAAGGGAAGAATCATTTATGCAATATCGACATGGAAGCCCAATGATGCTTAG